Below is a genomic region from Henckelia pumila isolate YLH828 chromosome 3, ASM3356847v2, whole genome shotgun sequence.
TTTGGCAGAGGACCTGCTCTGCCACCATGGGCTCAGCTCGGCAGATGTTTCCGTTTGAGGAAACTTAGGTACGGCCCTTCCCCCGCCCGTGCTCCGCTTTACTAATGTTATGCTATCTCATTTCTTGTCCTGATCTTCCCTATGTCTCGTGCAGAAAAAAGGGTTATGGATTCAGCCATGAAGAGAATGTTGGAGAAGAAGAAAACAACTGCCCCATCAGGGAGCCGGGCTGCAGGGAACTCAGCCAAATCTAAAGCCCCTTCACCACGGGCCACTAGCAAGCCTGAGCCTTCTGCCACCCCGTCCAAAGGCTCGAAAAGGCGGGCACCGTCAAGCCCTCACCCAGAGGTAGTGGAGCTGGACTCCGGGAAGTCTTCTATTCCGGAGGTGGCGCCCCTTCGTCAGTTCAGGGCAGAGAAGCCTCAGATTTCCGTGGTCCGGTGCAGGACCAATTTCTTCGAAATGTACCACGATGCCCTACGCATTGTGGGGGTCGGGCCTACTCCAACGGCTGGGTCAGTCCTCCGGGATATGATTTCCCAGGCTGATGCCGATTATGTGAAAAGCCTTGGATGGGCTGAGCTGATGCAACGTTCTAACACTGCCTCAGCTGAGGTAACCTTCCAGAGTTCATTACTTTATGTTCTTCttttatattcttttttaattgttcttttccTTTCCTAGACTGCTGTCCTGAACGCCGAGATGCCCCTCCGAGCTTCCATGACTCGAAAGCAACTTTCTAAGGATGCCCGAGGTTATGAAGCTCATTTCGCTGAGCTTAACCAGTTAGCGGAGGACGCGAAGCTTGGTTATGAGAAGGAGGTAGCCAATCTCCGAGCCCAGATGGAGGAAATGAGGATGGGCTTCCAAGCTGAGCGGCTGAAACATCAAAGTGACCTCCGGGTCTCCGAGGTGCAGAAGGAGAATCTTCGAGGCGAACTCAAGGGGTCCCATGATCAACTTGCTCAGGCCCTTCAAGAACTGGAAGAGTCCCGAGCTGAGCTTTCCAAGGGAGCTGAAGGCTTCAAGGAGGCATTCTTGAAGTCCGATGAGTATATAGATGAGGTGGCTGCCCAAGCCTATGGTTATCTAGCCAAAGGGTTTGACGGCTGCACTCAGTAGTTCAGGGTGGCAGGCTATCCTCCTGAAGGGACCCCTGTGGACTTCCTGGACCTAGACGGGTTTGCCCTCTCCCTTACCTCAGCAGAGTCAGCAAAAGAGGATGGGGGCGCAGATGAACAGGGTGAGGATGAGGGTGAGGGAGAGAATGAAAGTTAGTTTAGGGTTTTTGTTAATGTAAACATTTAAATTTTTGCCTTCTTACGCTAGTTTATTTGCTTTACATTTTCCTTAGTCTTCATAATTCGAACTGACCTCCTTAACCTTTCCCGATGAGATAAGCTATGCTCCTTAAGGAAAGCgtagtaaaaattaaaaataaaaccaacacTCGACGGTGaaccgagctgagctcccttaGAGGAGGTAAGATTAATTCTTCAAAATAGGCTCACCCGAAGGTAAGCTGAGCTGAGCTTCCTGAAGGGAAATAagattagaattttttttttttaaaaaaaataaactaacacccaaAAGTGtcgagctgagctgagctccccgGGGAGAGAACAGTAcggatttaaaaataaactaacatccGGAGGCGCTGAacagagctgagctccctaaggggagcaaagtacttgtttaaaaataaactaacacccggaggcgttgaacagagctgagctccctaaggggagcaaagtacttgttttaaaataaactaacacccagaggcgttgaacagagctgagctccctaaggggagcaaagtacttgttttaaaataaactaacacccggaggtgttgaacagagctgagctccctaatgggagcaaagtacttgttttaaaataaactaacacccggaAGCCGAGCTGAGCTACCAGAGCCGAGCTGAGCTTCCGGAGCCGAGCTGAGCCTCTGGGACCAAACTTCCGACCTGACCTGAAATATATTCTCAGATCGCCTAAATGGACTCCCGAGCTCCTGAGCTCCCCAGCCAAAATTCCTTGACCGCCAGCTCATCTACATGAGAGCACTATGAAGTGACCCTTCATAATTATCAAGCGCGTGCTTAATTAACTTGCTAACACCATTCGTACTTGAGTATCTAAAATGAGCTAAGGGCTGAAATCAAAGTGCCGTAACTGAACTGAGCCCAAAAATCAGGGTCGAGGTGACTAGACTAAGGTAgagagctgaaccaaagtcaggagcctaagaggcgtgactaaggtgatgagctgaaccaaagtcaggggctcaaggagcgtgactaaggtgatgagctgaaccaaagtcaggggcctaagaggcgtgactaaggtgatgagctgaaccaaagtcaggggctcaaggagcgtgactaaggtgatgagctgaaccaaagtcaggggctcaaggagcgtaactaaggtgatgagttgaaccaaagtcaggggctcaaggagcgtgactaaggtgatgagctgaaccaaagtcaggggctcaaggagcgtgactaaggtgatgagctgaaccaaagtcaggggctcaaggagcgtgactaaggtgatgagctgaaccaaagtcaggggctcaaGGAGCATGACTAAGGttatgagctgaaccaaagtcaggggctcaaggagcgtgattaaggtgatgagctgaaccaaagtcaaggGCCTAaggagcgtgactaaggtgatgagctgaaccaaagtcaggggctcaaagagcgtgactaaggtgatgagctgaaccaaagtcaggggctcaaAGAGCGTGACTAAgatgatgagctgaaccaaagtcaggggctcaaggagcgtgactaaggtgatgagttgaaccaaagtcaggggctcaaggagcgtgactaaggtgatgagatgaaccaaagtcaggggctcaaggagcgtgactaaggtgatgagctgaaccaaagtcaggggctcaaggagcgtgactaaggtgatgagctgaaccaaagtcaggggctcaaggagcatgactaaggtgatgagctgaaccaaagtcaggggctcaaggagcgtgactaaggtgatgagctgaaccaaagtcaggggcctaaggagtgtgactaaggtgatgagctgaaccaaagtcaggggcctaagaggcatgactaaggtgatgagctgaaccaaagtcaggggctcaaggagcgtgactaaggtgatgagctgaaccaaagtcaggggctcaaggagcgtgactaaggtgatgagctgaaccaaagtcaggggctcaaggagcgtgactaaggtgatgagctgaaccaaagtcaggggctcaaggagcatgactaaggtgatgagctgaaccaaagtcaggggctcaaggagcgtgactaaggtgatgagctgaaccaaagtcaggggcctaaggagcgtgactaaggtgatgagctgaaccaaagtcaggggcctaagaggcgtgactaaggtgatgagctgaaccaaggtcaggggctcaaggagcgtgactaaggtgatgagctgaaccaaagtcaggggatcaaggagcgtgactaaggtgatgagctgaggcACATTTACATCAATATTTCTGAAAAAATAACTGCTTATAGATAAACGTAGAAGGTAGCTTGCATGAATTACAAATTAAAGGAAAATTGAACTTGCAacatttaagaataatatttgCGTAAATTGTAAGCGCTCCAAGGTCTCTTCAACATCTTTCCttttgaatcctccaagtagtAAGCATCCGAACTGAGCCTCATCACCACCTTGTATGGTCCTTCCCATTTAGGGTCGAGCTTCCCTACAGCCACCTCCTGAACTTTTTTCAGCACCAAATCTCCTACCTGGAAATCCTTCCTGCGCACCCGACGATTATAGGACCGAGCTATCCCGTTCTTGTATGCCTCCATCCTGATAGCAGCAACTTCTCTCTTTTCACCCAAAAAGTCTAAGTCTTCCATCCTCCTCTTTCCATTTTCCTCATCATAGGAAATGATCCGAGCCGACTTCTCTCCAATTTCTGCCGGTAGGACGGCCTCGTTTCCGTACACCATACTAAATGGAGTCTCTCCAGTCCCAATTCTTGGTGTGGTACAATATGACCATAACACACTAGGGAGGCGTCTTCAAGCTTTGCACCAAAGACCTATTAGTCACCTCCACCTGACCATTACTCTGAGGATAATGGACAGATGTGAAGTGTTGCTGAATTTTCATTTCTTTACACCAAGCTTGCACTAGAGCCCCTTGAACTGCCTCCCATTGTCAGATATGAGCTTACGTGGTACTCCAAATCTGCACACAATATTCTTCCACAGAAATTTCAAGACTTCCCCTTCAGTGATTCGAGCTAAAGCCTCTGCCTCAACCCATTTAGAGAAGTAATCAATAGCAACCAACAAGAATTTCTTTTGAGCTGGGGCTGGAGGGAAAGGACCCACAATATCAATTCTCCATTGATCGAAAGGACATGCTGCTACTATCCCTTTCATTAACGCTGCTGGTTGGTGCTGAAGTCTACTATGTCTTTGACAACTATTACAAGAAGTCACCAAAGTTATGGAATCTTTCAGAATAGTGGGCCAAAAATATCCCGCCAGGAGAACCTTACGGGCTAGAGAATAAGACCCTAAATGATTACCACAACACCCCTCGTGTATCTCCTTTAGGACATAATGAGCTTCCTTGGGGCCTAAACACTTGAGAAGAGGTCCGGCAAATGACCTCTTATAAAGAACTCCCTCCATCATCACAAAGCGGAGACTCCTTTGTTTCAACCGATATGCCTTCTTAGGATCCGTTGGTAACTCACCCTTCTCCATGTAATCCAAGAGCTCCTTTCTccagtcactctcttcctgagcTAATGGTGCGAGCTCAGTAGAGGGTGTCAATTACACTTGCACGACAACTTCCCTGGTCTTCCAGTTATGAAGTGAGCTAGCCATCTTGGCGAGATAATCTGCTTTTTCATTGCCCTCCCTCGGAATTTGTTCAAACAATACCTCATCAAAGAAACCCTTAGCTTCCTCTATCGCCCTCATATATTCCTTCAGCTTTTCATTTTTGACTTCATACGTTCCATTCACCTGCTGGGCTACTAACTGTGAATCAGAGTAGAGGTGCACCCGAGCTGTCCCAGCTTGCTTAGCTGCTCGGAGGCCAATCAACACAGCCTCATACTCTGCTTCGTTATTAGAAGCTCGAAAATCCAACCTAACTGCCAATCTGATCTCATCTCCACGAGGGGAGATCAAAAACACCCCCACCCCACATCCTTCACTATTAGAAGAGCCGTCAACGTATACTTTCCACAAATCCTCTGCTTCCATATGTCTCGTTTTGGCAAGGAAATCAGCTAACGCCTGGGCCTTAACGGCCGTCCTTGGTTCATACTGGATATCATACTCACTGAGCTCCGTAGTCCACTTTACCAACCTTCCCGAAATATCAACTCGAGTTAATATCCTCCCAATATGGCTGTTGGTTAGCCACAATAGGATGTGATAGAAAGTAAGGTCTGAGCTTCCTTGCTGTCATAACCAAGGCTAATGCTAACTTTTCCACCTCTGAATACCGAAGTTCTGCACCCTTAAGGGCATGTGAGAAGAAATAGATAGGGTGTTGAGCTGTTCTCTCCTGCCTAATAAGTACTGAGCTAACAGCCCCTTCCAAAGCTGATAAGTAGATGTACAATGGTTCACCAGGAATTGCCTTAGCCAACACAGGAGTTCAGCTAAGTAGCTTTTTAAGTCATCAAATGCCTTCCCGCATTCATCATCCCATTCAAACTTCTTGGCTTTGCGAAGCACCTTGAAGAAAGGTAAGCTTCTATGGGCTGATCTTGATATAAATCGAGACAAGGCTGCAATCCTTCCTGCCAACCTTTGAACTTCTTGCAAGTTACGGGGAGCAAACATGGATCGAATAGCCTGCACCTTCTCAGGATTGGCCTCTATGCCCCTCTCAGTAACCATATACCCCAAAAACTTACCTCCCCTGACTCCGAATACACACTTCTCCGGATTAAGCTTCACTTGATAAGCCCTCAAAGTCGAGAAAGTCTCCTTAAGGTCGGCCAGCAACCCCACATCATCCTGAGACTTTACCAgaatatcatctacataaactTCCACATTTCTGCCAATTTGGGAGGCAAACACTCTGTCCATGAGTCTTTGATAAGTGGCCCCTGCAttcttcaaaccaaaaggcatcactctTTAACAAAAAGTTCCATGAGAGGTGGTGAAACTTACTTTGTCCTGATCTTCCTCCACCAGAGGAATTTGATGATACCCCTGATATGTATCCATGAAGCATAAGTACTGATGACCTGCCGTTGAATCAACCAATTGGTCAATTCGAGGCAGTGGATAGCAATCCTTTGGGCATGCCTTATTTAGGTCCCTGAAatcaacacacattctccaCTTGCCTGAACTCTTAGGGACAAGGACCACATTGGATAACCAGGTAGGGAATTGCACTTCCCTAATGTGTCCTGCCTTAAGAAGTTCCTCTACCTCTTTTTTAATGACCTTATCTTTGTCTGGACCAAAGTGTCTCTTCTTCTATTTTATCGGTCTTACTCCCGCAAGAATATTTAGTCGATGAACCATAATTTCTGCACTGACCCCTGTGAGCTCCGATACAGACCAAGCAAAAACATCTTTGTTCTTTTTTAAGCAACCAACCAAGTTTTGCTTCACTGATGGGCTCAGATCAGCAGCTAATTTGACAATCTGAGCTCCCGGGATTAATTCCACCTTCTCATGACCTTCTTCGGACATCAGAAGCACCTTATATCCGTGCACCTTCGATGTTCGACCTATTGAAACCATTCCTACctccctcttcttcttctttgaatCAATCCTTACCTCATTCACATAGCACAACCGAGCTGCTTTCTGATCACCCCGAACAACCCCCACTTCTCTTCCACTTGGGAACTTCAACTTCTGATGATAGGTAGATGCCACGGCTCGGAAATCACTCAGGGCAGGGTGCCCCAATATTCCATTGAAAGAGGATGGTGCCTCCACCACGGTGAAGCAAGCCATTTTGGTTACTCTCTGCTCTCCACTCCCAAGGGACAAGGGGAGCACTATCTATCCCAACGGTTGCAGAGCATGACCCGTGAACCCATACAACTCTGTGGTGATTGGATCCAACTCAAATCCTTCCAATTTCATTTGGTCCAGAGTTTCTTTAAAGATAATGTTTACTGAGCTCTCAGTATCCACAAAGATACGAGCCACGTCATAATTGGCTATGGTCAAGGTGACCAGTAGGGGATCATTATGAGGTAGCACCACATCCTTTAAATCTTCCCTTCCAAAACTGATGTTCGGGTCAGTGGGACAGCTGAGCTAAGAACttacctcaaaattttccaaCCTACGCCCGTGAGCTTTGCGAGCCCTTCCCGAATCTCCCATCCGTACTACCCCCGGAGATCATATGGATAACACCCCGATTGGGATGATTTGCAATTTGTTGCACCTTATCTCCTTGACCGTTTTGAGGAGCTCTTCCCTGATGATCACCTTGATTCTCTCTAACTTCATTCCTTTGATTCCTCCATTGGGGAGCTCGGCCTTGGCGAGGAGTATTTGCTCTTCGAGTCAGCTCAGCTCTGATTCGAGGGTCATCATACATGATCCTTTGAACCTCCTCACCTAGCCTCTGACAATCATTGGTGATATGCCCATACTCCTGATGAAAATCGCAAAACTTGTCAGATGGCGGTAACCGCGGGCCTTACTCAGCATTACGGGGCCTCACAAGTGCTCGTCTAtcctcacatacttgcattgccTTCTCCAGGCTTACCGATAGGGGTACATAGGGGTAGGGTCCTTTGACCCTGTTCATCTCTTCTGCCACCCTCTTCCTTCCTCCTTCTGTCTTCCCCTCTGCCTTTGCTCCCACCTTGGCACTGGGCTTACTCCCAGACGTTCCTTCCTGTCTCCTCTGCCTCTGTGCATCCTCCAAATTCACGTACTTCTCAGCTCGACTAATGAGCTCATCATAAGTCAAATGAGGCTTCTTGACTAAATATCTGAAAAACTCTTCTCCTCTCAACCCTTGAGTGAAAGAGTTGACCAAGGTGTCAGCAGGTACTTCCAGAGCCGCTGTATTGAAGCGCTGAACATACTCCCGCAACGATTCCACCTCAGATTGCTTCATATTGAACAAACTGAGAGAAGTCTTCAAATATCTCTTGCTACTCGCATATTGGTGTAGAAAAGCTGAGCTGAATTCATTGAAACTCTGAATACTACCAGGCTGTAAAAGGTTGAACCATTGCTGGGCTGACCTTACCAAAGTAGTGAGGAAGACCCGACATTTAATTGCATCTGAATATCTATGCAACAAGGCTGCATTTTCAAATCTCCCCAATGTTCCTCCGGATCTGAGCTCCCGTCATATTCCCCTAAAGTAGGCTGCTTAAAATTTGCAGGGAGTTCCTCATCTAGAATAGCCCAAGCAAAAGGACTTTCCCTCTGTATAGGCCCAGGCCGACCTCCTACTTGCTGACCTAGTCTCCTAATCTCTTCCCACACCGCATCCATTGGGTTTGGCTGACCCACAGGAGGAGGTGGTGGATTTTGTCCCATGGCCGCTTGCACCGTTTGAGTGATGAACTGGCTGAGCTGATCTACAGTCATATCCGCCATATTTCCTCTTCCccttcctcttcctcttcctgcCATATCTACGTCTTAGCTCGAATTTCCCACGGACGGAGCCAattgatatacctcaataaagtgatctccTTGGATGAGCTGAAGAAGCTCCTCCAAATAAAAGATGAACTGctgctgacctgaaaccacTAATAAGAGTATTAAGGGGGGCCGGAAGGTGTTCCGTCGTATCCcttccgacgctcaagtcagatgctaggatagagaaaatatagagagtggtgtgtgTACACGAGTGAAAAATTAGGATTCAAATAATTAAAGTGAACCTGTTATTTATAGGAGAGAGCTCCGGATTTAGCACCTACCTTCCTTATCAAGGATCCGCGAATCTCGGGATCATAATCCCGGATCTTTAGGCTGAGATCTCGCCCAAATCTTATCTGACAAAGGAAATAACAATACACTTAATTTGAGCTAAACTGTCATCATGAAGACGCTATACTGCTGCTCTCCCTGAGATCATATATGGAAAAGGGGTGAGGGAGTTATTGCTGAACCCCTAAACTCAATCTGAAcactgatcctaacatcttagctAGCTCATCAAGGTTGTCCAATCCCTCTACTAAGCTAACTCTCTACTGACATCAAGGCTGAGATGAACTCCAGAGCTCCCAACCTAAGATGGAGATGATGGTAGAGGAGTTTGGATGAGCTCCTGAGATCCCAAGCTGATCTTCCGACCCGCGCTGGATGATGGTGGTGGAGGAGTttggctgagctcccgacccgagctggatGATGGTGGTGGAGCTTGactgagctcccgacccgagctgaaTGATTCTGGCTAGCTAAGGATTGATCTTTACCTTAGGGTCGTCTATGAGCTGAGGTGATTTCCTCATCGGGTATCacattttttttccatttcAAACTTGCATGTTATTTACTTTTAACAAAACATGTTAATCTTCTATTATTCTTCTGTTATTTATTTAccgttatttatttatctattttttggGAAAGTAAATCTTCCCATTAGTGGAAGCTGGAAGATGACGACCCGTGAATGTACAATTTGCACAATGTCAGACTGAAATCAACGATGACCAATATTCTAAAGCTTCCATTTTTCTCGATTTTCATCACGATATCGAAACAtcgaagaaataaaattatttatttaattagtgaATCCATTATATACTGGTAAAAAaagtttataaaaaataaataaaaccaaGTTCGTAGGAAAAAAAAAGCTCATAAATCCCGTGTAcaataaaatatcaaataaacaaattaattgctaaaatttatatatagtaGCATCGTGACAGAAATAGTTTGGGCTACCACGTGGTAGTTGATGTGTTAGAGATTATTAAAGGTCACACTGGTTTAATTTTCAATACATTCAtcgaaaaatatttattcatcGGTTGGCTCGTTTGATGAATGATAAATACGAAAGAAAAGAAATACATAGTTATTCTTTAAACTTCGAACATTATAAAAGTTGAGTCGAATgtataatattaataagattATTGAATGTCATTATTCGCACCAATTGACGACTGTTGAAATCCAAAAGTCACCGAATGGTCAGTCACCGACCAATCACGGGCTACCCAAATTCTTAATTTGCACGCATCACCGCACCTCTTGATCAGCAAAAAACTGGCTGGCAGACCAAAGAGCATTATATAAACAAATAACCAAAAGAAAAGGGAAACAAAATTCCTTATTATTTTAtgtgtaaaaattattttattcctcAAGCATCTGCTTATAAATGGGTAATTTGCATTTTGATGAGAACTTTTCGTGGcaatatgatatattttttacaATTTATGAATGAGCTAAatgtcaaatatatatatagaggagatgaatgcaaataattaattcgtttttatatataattgttaTCCTATACATTGATGGGTGCACCTTCTGGATGACATTCCTTGTccgttttattaattattattattactattattttaaattctcaAAGATgttcatgaaaatattttgtgaaaatatCACATCGATTGTCGCCTCACACATCCATTGGAGTACGAGTACGAGTATGAGTATGAGTATGAGTATGAGTATgaaattattttcataatttttccGATAATgtgtaatttaaatttttaatatgtttaaatatataaaaattgtctttaaaatcataaaacaaaaatacaattaaaatgatatttttataacATCACGGCATGACACTATAAAACGatcaaagaaattaaattaaattaaaaatacaaaaacttgactaaaaaattaaaacattaaaaaaatgtgATTTATATTAATCTCTACTGAATACTGATTAAGTTTTGAAATATATGTAGAAAATATgatgaaaaattatttaatatacaAAAAAAGGAGTTAGaatcatattaatatttttatatatgagcATTTACTAAAAAACATAAAGGATATTTAAGAacctatttattttttcaaaatggtCATTAGCTCTTTTCATATTTGACGAGAGTTTTATGCATTTCACCCTAAAATTTTTTGTATAACTTAGATTTAGCTAGTGTTCTAGATTGCTTCCAGTGAATGTTTTGTGAAAGAGAATTTCAAaaatgcttcctaaaaataatttcaaacactacctaattcAGATCCGGAAAACTTATAAATTGTAAGCTCTAAAACAACTTAAAAGCTATTTTTAAGAGCTTAAAGCTCTTCCAAACACCCTCTTAAGTAAGAATTAAGACAATGTAATCTTCTCGCAACAATGCAGCTTGCCAGCtcatatcaactcataagaaatTTATCTCcgtgtttaaataatttttataataatttgagttaattaatttttttcagaCAAAAAGGTATGAAATATccgagtatatatatatatatgcttaagaaattttatggtaaaggtaattaattatattcaaTATATTATGAACATATATTGAATTCTTTTTCTTCTCGaaacatatataaatttaatacacaaaaactcctatgagacgaTGGACCAATTTTTTTGAGACAGTTCTCCTATTCAATCGATCGATCTCACTCATGAAAATGTATTActttatatatcaaataaaatataatattttttaaatacattCCTACATTCATCCGTGTAATTGAGTTAGGCATTGGATATTACTGAATACCAAATATACTCTTTAGCTTGAGAGTAGAGGTTGGTCTAGGAATCAAAATATGTGGGAAGTGCACTTAAGATAAAAAGGGACCATCTTTTAAGTTTAATATAGAgaa
It encodes:
- the LOC140888248 gene encoding uncharacterized protein codes for the protein MVYGNEAVLPAEIGEKSARIISYDEENGKRRMEDLDFLGEKREVAAIRMEAYKNGIARSYNRRVRRKDFQVGDLVLKKVQEVAVGKLDPKWEGPYKVVMRLSSDAYYLEDSKGKMLKRPWSAYNLRKYYS
- the LOC140888249 gene encoding uncharacterized protein, which encodes MACFTVVEAPSSFNGILGHPALSDFRAVASTYHQKLKFPSGREVGVVRGDQKAARLCYVNEVRIDSKKKKREVGMVSIGRTSKVHGYKVLLMSEEGHEKVELIPGAQIVKLAADLSPSVKQNLVGCLKKNKDVFAWSVSELTGNAGATYQRLMDRVFASQIGRNVEVYVDDILVKSQDDVGLLADLKETFSTLRAYQVKLNPEKCVFGVRGGKFLGYMVTERGIEANPEKVQAIRSMFAPRNLQEVQRLAGRIAALSRFISRSAHRSLPFFKVLRKAKKFEWDDECGKAFDDLKSYLAELLCWLRQFLVNHCTSTYQLWKGLLAQYLLGRREQLNTLSISSHMPLRVQNFGIQSHIGRILTRVDISGRLVKWTTELSEYDIQYEPRTAVKAQALADFLAKTRHMEAEDLWKVYVDGSSNSEGCGVGVFLISPRGDEIRLAVRLDFRASNNEAEYEAVLIGLRAAKQAGTARVHLYSDSQLVAQQVNGTYEVKNEKLKEYMRAIEEAKGFFDEVLFEQIPREGNEKADYLAKMASSLHNWKTREVVVQV